Part of the Apilactobacillus apisilvae genome is shown below.
ATTCTGTTGATGAAGATGGATTTAAAGTAGAAATGCAAAAACAAAAAGATCGTGCTCGTAACGCTCGTGGTGATAAAAAATCAATGGGGGTTCAACGTGATTTACTGCTTGAAATTAAAACACCAAGTAAATATGTTGGTTACACTCAGCTAAATGTTTCTAATGCTAAATTACTTGATATTATTGTTAATGAAAAATTAGTAGATTCTGTAGCTCGTGGCGATGCTGAATTTATTTTCGATGAAACCCCATTTTATGCTGAAATGGGTGGCCAAGTTGCTGATCAAGGAGTTATTAAAAATTCTAACGGTGAAATTTGTGCAAAGGTAACCGATGTTCAAAGTGCACCTAATGGTCAAAATTTACACACTGTTGAAGTTTTAAAACCTATGAATAAAGGTGAAAAATATGAACTAGATGTTGATCGCCAATTCCATAGTAAAGTAGAAAAGAATCATACAGCTACTCATTTGCTTGATCAATCATTAAGAAATGTTTTAGGTGATCACACCCAACAAGCTGGTTCCTTAGTTGAACCTAACTATTTAAGATTTGATTTTACTCATTTTGGATCTGTAACTGAAGCAGATTTACACAAGGTTGAAGCTTTAGTTAATGAACAGATCTTTAAAGAACTACCAGTTCAAACAATTGAAACTGATCAAGCAACCGGTAAAAAAATGGGTGCAATTGCTTTATTTGATAATAAATATGGTGATAAAGTTCGAGTAGTTAGCGCTGGTGACTTCTCAGTAGAATTTTGTGGTGGAGACCATGTGAAAAATACTAATGAACTAGGACTATTTAAGATTACTTCTGAATCTGGTGTTGGTGCCGGTGTAAGAAGAATTGAGGCAGTTACTTCTGAAGATGCTTTTAATTATTTAAATAATGAAGAAAGTATTTTAAAACAAGTTGCAAGTGCAACTAAGACACATAAAGTAGAAGAAGTTCCAGAAAAAATTAGTCAAATTCAAAATGAAATTAAAGAATTACAACAAAAACAGGAAAAATTAGAAACGAAGGTTGCTAACCAACAAGCTAATTCAGTATTTGAAAACGTGCAAGAAGTCGGTGGCCTAAAGGTTATTACTGGTGTTATTAAAGTTTCTGGTATGGGTCAATTAAGACAATTAGCTGATACTTGGCGTAATAAGTCATTGTCAGATGTGTTAGTATTAGGTACAGAAAGTAAAGGTAAAGCCAACTTAATGGTTGCAGTTAGCGATGATCAAGTTAAAGCTGGAATTAAATCCGGTGATTTGATTAAAACCATTTCAAAAGAAATTAACGGTGGCGGTGGTGGCCGTCCCAATATGGCTCAAGCTGGTGGATCCAATCCAGCTGGTCTTTCAAAAGCAATGGATGCTGCTGTTAATTATTTAGAAGAATTATAATGATTGCAGTTTCTTTAATATTTTAGTAAACTTGTGATATCTTATATCAATATATAGAGGTGTTTTGTAATGAGTGCTTCAGATAAAACAATGTATTTTGATTTTAATAATAATGCTCCTAAAGATGTACATGACACTCTATTGTTAGTATATAAAGCTTTAGAAGAAAAAGGATACAGTCCTTACAATCAAATTGTAGGATATCTGATTTCAGGAGATCCTGCTTATATTCCTCGCTTTAAGGATGCAAGAAATTTAATTCGCCGTTACGAGCGAGACGAAATTATTGAAGAATTAGTTCGTTTTTATTTAGTTAAAAATAGTAGTGAGGATAAATAAGTTATGAGATTAATGGGGATGGATGTTGGCTCTAGAACAGTTGGCATTTCAGTCAGTGATTTATTGGGATGGACTGCTCAGGGAGTTGAAATCATTCCAATTAAAGAAGAAGAAGAGCAATTTGGATTGGACCGTGTGTCTGAATTGGTTGATAAGTATGGTGTAGATGGTTTTGTTTTAGGATTACCCAAAAATATGAATAATACTTCTGGCCCTAGAGTAGATGCATCTAAGCACTATGGTGAATTGCTGAAAGAAAAGTTTGGCCTACCAGTTGATTTTGAAGATGAAAGATTAACTACTGTTGAAGCTGAAAGAATGCTAATTGAAAAAGCTGATACATCTAGAAAAGGTCGTAAAAAGGTAATTGATAAGATTGCTTCAGAATTAATTTTACAAACTTATTTAGACCGTAAAGGTAAACTAACAAATATATAGTAAAGAGGGAAAATTATGAGTAAAGAAGAACCACAAACACAACAAATTACAATGGTTGACGAAAATGGTAATGAAGAATTATATGATGTATTATTCACTTTCCAATCAGAAGATTATGGTAAGTCATATATTTTACTTTATCCAGTTGGAAAATCTGATGATGAAGAAGTAAATATTGAAGCTTACGTATTACCAGATGATGATGATCCTACAGATCCTCAAGGTGGAGATTTAAAGACTATCGATTCTGATGAAGAATGGGATATGGTTGAATCTGTTCTAAACACATTTTTATCAAAAGATGAAGATGGAAAATAATAGATATTATTGATTAAATGAAATGGAGTGCCTGATTAGGTACTCTTTTTTATTACTAACTGTTTTAAAGTCGTTTTTCATGCTAAAATAGTTGTTGAATGACTGGGAGGGTTTATTATAATGGCTACAAATCAGCGCTTTAAAACTAGTATAGGTAATAAAAAATATACTTTTGTAGGAAAAAGTTCTGTTGAACATATGAAAACTGTTACTGATTTAATGAATGAACAACTAAAACAATTAAAAGAATTATCACCCAATATCAGCAAAGAGGATGCCTCAATTTTGTTGGCATTTAATGCTTTTTCGGAACAAGTTAAGTTACAAAAAGAACTTAACAAGCTAGAAAAAAAGGAAAATAAAAAATAATGCTTTTTACAATTATTATATCTTTAATACTTTTATTCAGTATCTATAATGGGTATAGAAAAGGTTTAGCTCAGGAAATAATAAGAATTATTGGTTTCTTATTAACATTGTTATTTTCATTAATATATTCTAGAACTTTAACAAATGTGTTATTTGCTCACACTAATATTATTAATAATCGTTTATTATGTAATAGTATTAGTTTTTTTATAATCTTTATATTCTTATGGATAATTGTGCGAGTTATCATCAGATTAATCGATCAATTTACTTCAATTCCCGTAATTCATGAATTGAACTCATTTGGTGGCGGTTTAATGAGCTTTATAATTTCATATCTTATGATATTTTTAATTTTGAATATTATTTTGGTATTACCAGATGATAACTTAAAAAAACAATATTATGACTCAAAAGCTGCAACCTTTATAGTAAATAAAACTCCACTATTATCACATGATTTATATAAAAAATGGTTAAGATAAGGAGGCAATGATTTAATGGAAACTAAAGTCTTTGATACTTTAGAATATAATAAAATTAAAAATTCAATTTACCAATATTTGACAACAAAAAATGGAAAAAATGAACTACAAATATTAAAACCTACTAATAATGATAAAACAATCAATATATGGCTAGATGAAACTGATGATGGAATGCATATTTTAAGACTAGATAAAGAAATATCAATTCCTAAATTGGATGATATTAGCCCGTATATTAAAAGACTTAAAATTGATGCTAATTTAAATGGAATTGAACTTTCAAAAATTAATAAAGTTTTGAAGTCTGTTAATTATTTAGTTAACTTTTTTGATAAGTTAAATGATGAACAAGTATCGCTTAAAAAACTTTATGATATTGTAAACGAATTTCAAA
Proteins encoded:
- the alaS gene encoding alanine--tRNA ligase; this encodes MKQLSSSQIRAMYLDFFKQHGHTIEPSASLVPKDDPSLLWINSGVATMKKYFDGSVVPKNHRLTSSQKSIRTNDIENVGKTARHHTLFEMLGNFSVGDYFKKEAISWAFELLTSPEWFGWDKEKLYMTVYPKDTDAKKYWQAAGVSPDHLVDMEDNFWDIGQGPSGPDTEIFYDRGPGHDDLEPDDPENYPGGENERYLEVWNIVFSQFNHKPDNTYEPLPRKNIDTGMGLERVVSIFQNAPTNFETDLFLPIIHKTEELSNNKNYGKNDQDDVDFKIIADHARAITFAIGDGALPSNVGRGYVIRRLIRRAIVSGHRLGIEEDFLYKLVPIVGEIMQSYYPEVLNQKDYLAKVIHSEEKRFNETLSDGLSLLNDLMDNLKSTNQKVVSGKDAFKLYDTYGFPLEMTREYLNDEGYSVDEDGFKVEMQKQKDRARNARGDKKSMGVQRDLLLEIKTPSKYVGYTQLNVSNAKLLDIIVNEKLVDSVARGDAEFIFDETPFYAEMGGQVADQGVIKNSNGEICAKVTDVQSAPNGQNLHTVEVLKPMNKGEKYELDVDRQFHSKVEKNHTATHLLDQSLRNVLGDHTQQAGSLVEPNYLRFDFTHFGSVTEADLHKVEALVNEQIFKELPVQTIETDQATGKKMGAIALFDNKYGDKVRVVSAGDFSVEFCGGDHVKNTNELGLFKITSESGVGAGVRRIEAVTSEDAFNYLNNEESILKQVASATKTHKVEEVPEKISQIQNEIKELQQKQEKLETKVANQQANSVFENVQEVGGLKVITGVIKVSGMGQLRQLADTWRNKSLSDVLVLGTESKGKANLMVAVSDDQVKAGIKSGDLIKTISKEINGGGGGRPNMAQAGGSNPAGLSKAMDAAVNYLEEL
- a CDS encoding IreB family regulatory phosphoprotein, which gives rise to MSASDKTMYFDFNNNAPKDVHDTLLLVYKALEEKGYSPYNQIVGYLISGDPAYIPRFKDARNLIRRYERDEIIEELVRFYLVKNSSEDK
- the ruvX gene encoding Holliday junction resolvase RuvX, encoding MRLMGMDVGSRTVGISVSDLLGWTAQGVEIIPIKEEEEQFGLDRVSELVDKYGVDGFVLGLPKNMNNTSGPRVDASKHYGELLKEKFGLPVDFEDERLTTVEAERMLIEKADTSRKGRKKVIDKIASELILQTYLDRKGKLTNI
- a CDS encoding DUF1292 domain-containing protein produces the protein MSKEEPQTQQITMVDENGNEELYDVLFTFQSEDYGKSYILLYPVGKSDDEEVNIEAYVLPDDDDPTDPQGGDLKTIDSDEEWDMVESVLNTFLSKDEDGK
- a CDS encoding cell division protein ZapA produces the protein MATNQRFKTSIGNKKYTFVGKSSVEHMKTVTDLMNEQLKQLKELSPNISKEDASILLAFNAFSEQVKLQKELNKLEKKENKK
- a CDS encoding CvpA family protein, encoding MLFTIIISLILLFSIYNGYRKGLAQEIIRIIGFLLTLLFSLIYSRTLTNVLFAHTNIINNRLLCNSISFFIIFIFLWIIVRVIIRLIDQFTSIPVIHELNSFGGGLMSFIISYLMIFLILNIILVLPDDNLKKQYYDSKAATFIVNKTPLLSHDLYKKWLR